DNA sequence from the Oryza brachyantha chromosome 5, ObraRS2, whole genome shotgun sequence genome:
aatttttatttataaattattcttcatttgaaatatgttgtttggtttttttccatCACCCTAtggttttgcttttttttcattatcatataatttattattttctgttcCTTGCTTTCCATATTGCTGtacataaattttgactcttttTGGTGGGTGGGGATACACTGAGGAGTAGGAGTATATAGCAGCATTAATTAACTGTGCGTGCTATTATGAGCTGCGGTGGATCAGGTTTTCCAGAACATGTGGGAGTACAAAAGAGTAATAGTACTCCGTAAGTGTGTGAGCGGCGATATATACTACAGTAGTAGTACTCCTACTACACATTTCTACTCCATATCCCATGTTTCAGTTTGTCAGTTTGTCCTTGGTTTCCTGCTAAAAATAATCCTGCTGTACGAAATTAACCAGCTATAagctaattaaataattagacATATAATTCTGATTTTTATTGCTTCAGCTAcctagtactacctccgtcccataataacctcatttttcgtttttccgtgtccaacgtttgaccattcgtcttatttgaaatatttttgcgattaatatttttattattactagatgataaaatatgaatagtactttatacgtgactaaatttttttggtttttgcaccaatttttcaaataagacgaatggtcaaacgttggacatggaaaaaaaatgagattatTATGGGAAGGAGGTAGTACGTAGCTTAGAACAATtacttataagccaactataaacctatatagagaaaatgagaaataaaaaaaaagaatatatgacTCTTATGCAAAAGTTAATATTACACATGCTTTAAGATAtatgcattaaatatataagtgaAAGAAAGAGGTACAAGGAAAATAATGGAGCAAACATTACACATTAGCTTGAAAATAGACCTACGGTTGGTTCTTCCATTAAACTTGCTTTTAAATTAGCTAAccgaaaataaactatatatatacagcctattgaaatttttaattaactgAGATAGGATTATAGGAGTATAAGCTAAGTGTTCAAATAGCTGTCTCGCATCTCACATGGTACCAGCAGTACAGCCTAATGTAACAATAAGAATCCTAGACTTGCAGAGAGGAGACGGTACGACCAAAATCTAGAGCATCATCCagaatgcatatgcatgacCGGTTCTATTCACCCCCATGCATAAAACAAACTAGCTAGTCCTTAGATCATTTTCCAGTAGATTGTCTTGTCAATCAATCAAATAGAGACATATGTATGGGCACAAGTTATAGGCAGTCATCTCATGAAATCTTACCCACGCATTGTAGCCAACTTCAGCATTAACAAACCATGGCAACCTGAAGAGTTGTTCATCTTGTATTAATtcggtttttatttttaatctccCTTCTCCAGGCAATATTAGCAGACAAAAATGCAAGCTTAGTTTCTTGCAATGAACAAACACAATGCAAATGGGCAGGGAGCAAAAGCTACTGCAATaatcacatgcatatatgctcaATGCCAACGCTCACCTCTCTGTCACAAACACAATTCCTGTGTGCACATTCTGCATGCTTTTATCTGACATGCAGATGCATCCATTCCCTGCAAGTCTTCCTCCCAATCATGCAGAAAAAAACAAGCCCTGCTTCTGCTAGTCTTCCTCCAATCATTCATACATTATTTCATGCGCCGTTAAGGTTAGCTGTTAAAATATAATCCTACCAAGAATTAACGATCTAATTGTGTGTTAGCAATGTGAGCCAATGCAAAATAGTGGAATTGTTAATTGTTAAACGAATGGAATCAATAGAGAAGAAATGTTGCTCaggattattaattaataaactgAGTATTTAGCCTTACAATCTCCTATATATTATCGTCATTTTGTtggtcatatatatactatactgcatgatatatatgatatttctaGAGTGACTGAAGGGTATATATGTAGCCTACACACTGCTAATTTTCAGAATTAACCGTGAATTAATTGTAGCGGCTGCTACGAAAACTGATCACTGATAAATTAATTCTGAATAGATAGGGCTATATATTGGGATTAGCATCTGCATCATCCTGTCAGGCCTGCTTAGCTAGCTTTTTACTTGGGATCACTTAAACCAGAAGAATACTTGTACTCTCTGTCCGTCGTGTGATCAGGGACCGAGTTCCAATCCCAGAGCTTGTCGGAGACGGCGGGCAGCGGCGATGTCGGCAGCGTTGTGCCGAGCTGTGGCATCAACTgcgacgtcggcgccggcaAGGGGAGGAAGTGGTGGCTTCCGGCGTCAGGGTGGTTACCGTAGGCAGCATGGCTGTGGTGGCCGACCAGCGTGCTGAGCTCGTCGATGGACGTGGAGCTACTGCCGGCCACCGCGGCATGGGGCGCCATGTTCAGCAGCGAGTACGTGgaggcgaggacggcggcgctctcggtcggcgccggcgcgacggcggtcATCGAGCCCATCGCCGGCGTGTAGGCGCAAGGCCTTGGCGGAGGGGGCGGCATCAGCTGTGACGCATTGCACGTGGCCGATGCtggcaacgacgacgacgacgactcgcCTTGGAGCAGCTGGTGGAAGCTGGGCAGCTGCTGCGTCGGCGAAAGTGGCGTTGACGACGTCGACGGTGACGACCTGTGCCGGCGAGCCGGCAAGCCGGCAGTGTTGCCCGAAGGCCGCTGATGGTGACCGTGGCCGTCGTCGATGCCGGAGCGCTTGTAGACGCGGCAGAGCGAGATCTCTGACTGCATGATCATATCACAGCTTGAAAATGTGCGACCCGGAATTTAATTCTTttccaaataaattaagaagaaAGATACTGAAAAGTCCTACAAGTTGAGGTAATTAAGCAATGGTTCAACAGAATTCATCAGCAGTGACTTTAATTCTTGCCGGCAACATTTCTAAGAAACCTACCGACATCAGAGAGAGAAACATGCATTCACGGATAATTGTAGTGTAGCATTATAGCCTAGTAGGATTGCAATTAAGAAGAAGCAACAGATCAAACGAAGTGAAGAGgggttataaaatttaatgctTTCAACTAAGTTCAGATCTGAATAAGTTATTACCAAAGTGGGGAGCTAAATCATTCAGCTTTGCACATGCAGAACCCACAAGAAACTTTTGCAGAACCAACTGGACATGCATGGAAGTGGTATCTAGCTAGGAGAATTTCAATGGGGATAGCTCTTGCCTTCTGCTCATGTCCATATGTATGCCAAAAAGAACCAAAGGGGGCAAAAAGCAAACCCTAGTTCATAgatctgaaaagaaaaagggccGGCCATCTCACACACTCACACAAATCATGCGACCAAAGTAAAAGCACCGCGCAAAAAAAGATACGGCAGATCGATCGAATGATTAACCACACACCAAATATACCAAATTACTAACAAATAATGGGGAAAGCTGGAGCTCAATttgcaaagtgaaaaaaaaagagattaagGCTGGAATAATCCCCCTACAGAGTAATCAAGAACTCTGCGAAATTTAGCTCTTccaaaaccctagctagctgcaaTATACTCCAGCTAGATTCGTGGCCGGAATTCCTCAAGCTGGCTGGATAGCTAGCTACCTTGTAGAAGAgatcggcgtcggcggcgggcggcgggaggcggtACTCGTTCATGATCCAGCTGCTGCGGACGCCCTTGGGGGCCTTGCCGGAGTAGAAGACGAGCGTCTTCTTGAGGCCGATGGGGCGGCTGTTCTCGCCGCGGATCATCCGGTCGGCGCCCGTCGCCTTCCAGTACCCCGACGCCGTCACCCGGTTCGGCCGGTCGCCGTTCCGGTACTTGCGGTCCCGCGGCACGTAGAAGAACCACTCCTTCTCCCCAATCGTCGCCATTGCTGACGCACGCCCGCACGCACAGATCGAGGCGCAGATCGATAGATCACCAAATTAACCAATTGATTAGCTTATTCAATCAACCAAGCAAGCTTGGAGAGCTCGTGCATGGCCGGTGGCCGGCCGAGACGGAGACCATGCACGTGTGCGTACCGGGGAGCATCCACGGGTCGTAGCGGTAGAGGTCGAGGAAGGTGATGAGCTCGATGTTGAAGCGCCTGCCCTCCACCTTCCGCCGGAGGTAGAACTCGAtcagctcctcctccgtcgGGTGGAACCGGAACCCGGGCATCACCAGGTCGTTCTCGtgcgagtcgccgccgccgccggccgcctgcTCCTCCGTGCCGCTAGCGCTGCCGCCCGCTTCCTCCCCCGGACCCGACGTCCCGGCTGCCGTCGACGTCACGTCGACACTGCCGGCGCCGACCCCGTCGTCGATCGCGACGTCCCTGCTCATggctccctctccctcgccgccacgcatgtcgtcgtcaccggcatagcgcgcgcgccggcggcgggaggagatCGAGGTGGCTAGGGCAATCGCGAGCGGCGATGCGCAGCGCGGAGCAAGCTATAGCtggagaaaagaagagaatttTTGGGGGGGAGCAAGTGCAGGTGGGTGGGGAAGAGAGGATAAGAGGTTGGTGTTTGCACGCTTGATATATACCGGAGTGGAGGCTTTGGTTAGTGATACACTGGTTTTAGTCTTAATTAGTTAACTAATTGGAGTACTTCTTTTGTgtcaattatattttggtgATTTCTACAGTCTACACTGTAGTTGGTCTTCTGCAAAATGTAAATGATTAGCCGGAGTTTCTTTAGGGTAGCAATactattaatataattaaattgagGTGTATAAATGTGTAGATATGTAAATGGATTGTGTCTTGTTGATCTTATTTTCCTCTAATCCATTATGATACTGGTAGCCtggtacaaatatatttaaactaGTAATATGTAGTATAAAACAGCAATACATGTGTTCAGGATTTCTTTGAAAAgagtatttgaaaatgaatGTTTTGGTGGTGGTAAGCATTGATGTGATGTGTAGCTTTGTTGCTTTAGCAAAAGTTTTCTGGTTTTGAAGAACGTATTCCATGCAAGATCCAAAGGGTGGATAAACTAAGCCGTCATCCATCACATTGAACCGCAACAGATCAACTTGAACTCCAACCCTTTCCATGTTGCACTtttaacaaacaaattaaaactaGAACTTCTTCAGGATACCATAAGACGaaagaaaatccaaattttggtttataagcagaagcataTATAAGCGGAAAGATGGTGGGGGTGTAAACCTAATTGGTAgcttggatatatatatataatataccatCTGATTGGCGCGAAAAAACAGTACATATGTACTGACCAATGACATGTTAATATAGAAGAAATTGCTACAACAGAAGGCTACACCATACATTGATATGAGAAGTTGCATCTAGCTAGGTGGACCGTGCATATATCATTGTAGAGGACCCTATGGCCCCGGCCTCCAAGAGCAAGGAAAGAGACTGATGAGAAGTGGTGGAGTTAAAGAGGGGAAAGAGACTGGCCAAGAAGGGTACAAGCTTGGACGGTTGCCGCTTCCAGGTCTTTGAAATGGATGCTTGTGTGTATATTTTGTTTCCATCAATTTGTGAATTGAACATTCTAGTCACGTTATGGTTTAATGATGCGGTCTTTTTCACAGGATTAACCTTCCTCTCTTCCGTTAAGAAAAGGAAATCTTCTCCTTTCACACCTTGCTTATGGAAAGGGAAGTTGTCTGATATCGCCCAGAATTGACCGACGGTTTATATGTTTATTACATGAATTGGTAAATTTCAGGTGACTGTAATTGCCAGGAATTTCAGTCACCTTCGACCTAGCATGCACTGGATTGGGGAGAGACTGACGAGGGGAGGGACTCACCACTGATGACGACGAGATGACGGTGGTGGAAACAAAGATGAGGTCCCCTTCTCCAGTGAAGGCAAcaacatcaatattttagaaaaaaaactatagtagttgcggggggaggggggttAGGCTAGCGGTGAACGGGGTTGGCAGAGCAGGAGAAAACTATAGTAGttgcgggggggggggggtgttaGGCTAGCGGTGAACGGGGTTGGCAGAGCAGGAGAGCAGGAACGAGGGATGTCATGTTGAGTTATAATCCAAATTCATTTGTGCTCGTATAAAGGTTGACTAAATCTCGTGTCTTTTGTGTTTGATCTATTGTGTTCATCGTTTATTTGCCGATTGTTTTCTAATATGTCATTGGTTAGGAGACGGTGGTCTGTGGCAACGAATCCAACGGTGCACGGGGAAGGGAAGCATGCAAGGATGGGGAGGGGCAGGGCTCGCCGGCGTGGGTGCCAGTGGAGGCGATAGAACCGACACTCATTCGGTGCGGCTGCGTACGTGgagatggagaggaggagatatGTGGTCGCTATTGTAGCAACACGAATCTTGAAGTCATCTTGACTGTCCAAAGGTTGCCTAAAATTCTCTCCATTTGCATGCATCTGGAAACATAAAAGCTCATATGCTATATTATTAAGAGAAGGATAAGAGGAGTCACCacattaattttaaggttatgGAAATTATCAAAGTAATTActtgaagaaaaaggaaagtcACTACCTATCATTGATTGTATGCCATCGACCACAACATGTCCAAATTATTATAGTATTGGCTGATCGTTataattctatagaaaattcaactatttttttataaatcaaagCAATAATTACTAAACTACTTACCCCGTCTTAAAATATTAGGATTCAGCTAATAGTAAACTATATGTGATaatgtgattaaattatgtgCGGAATTtagctaatattttttttgaagtggTCACTGGGGGCGAGTAGCCCCACCTAAATATTATTAACGAAATtataagaaacaaatattacaagaaaaagaggggggggggggttaaaGCATGAAGGGAAGGAGGAAGCGGAGGGGTGGAGCAAAACATTAAGGAACTAAAAAAAGAGATTTTCAGTCGTATATTACAAATCTATTTGAAGACTTTAGATGATAGGATCAGAGATTTGTTTCAAGAACACAGTCTGATAGTAGTCGTTGATGAATTCAGCTAATATTCATCgcgtcttttttttctaagtaaGTGATACATAGAACACcactatacatatattttaactttattttacGGTTCGATTTATTATATTGGATTCACTTGGGTGCATGGCCGGGTGCATGGGTGCATGGACGATGGATCCAAAAATTTACCCTGGCACACATTTTATTGGACCTATTGCTGGTATGCATTTGTTTCTAGGTAAGAAAGGCACTGCAGCACTGGCACTGTGATCCTAGCTGTGACATTCCCAAGCACTGGCGTCACACTGCACATAACCATGCCAACCAACATACCAGCACAGTGAAGATAAGCTGGCAGCAGATCAACAAAGCGACGTGTACAGCAATAAGGCTGGGCCATAAAAATTACTTCAGTTGTTAAGTGCACCACTTTccgaaataattaaattatatattttttaaaaaaatagtttttatataaaagcgcatagattttgaatttgacaatagttaattttatcgtttatactgTTACATACGTACAAagaataagatattttttcatgttttatcttCACCAACCAAGAGAACCCAGATGCCAGCTTCTGTTCCAGAACTGTACACCTAAATTGGTACATGTGTGCATGCATTTGCATGAAGTCATGCAGCTAGGTAGCTAGCTCATATGTGcagagagagatcgatcgatcgagtggTCCATGAAAGAATTGAAGAGGCCGGACGGCAGCTATCACTACTGCATCAGGGCATATGTAGTGTCCCATGCTTGCATGGTGGGGGGTCGATGATAGATCCGTAGCTCCTCTTGATGCGTGCGGTGTGGCTGGTGAAGTGCCGGTGACCATTAAGCGGCCAAAAATCAATTACtgcctccgttttatattgtaagtctttttaactttgtctaaatttattcattgatgAGTGTGTATAAttcatatatgtgtctagatttattagcatccatataaatctagacaatgctaaaaaGACTTACATTACGAAACAGAGGGACTGAGGGAATATGAGACTTGTATTGAGTGAACTTATTTACAGGTCTATCCATGCAGGGTTTCAGAGCTAGTGCGTTGACATTCGTTTTGTGGgaaataattatcatttaaaacAAGATTTGGTTAAACGTCTGAAATTTCGACAAATAATTTTGCGTTAAAATAAATGAGATGTGCTTCTATGCTTCACGTGTAAAAAGTTGCACGaggggatggcggcggcctgcCCGCCGGAGGAAGGAGGGGGCGGTGCAGAGAAAGAggatggcgccggcgggcCTACTCACCGGAGGAAGAAGGGGGCGCGCGATGTCCGCAAACCTGCTCGCTGGAGGAAGGACGAGGTAGCGTTGACCGGTGCCGTCTGCGTGAGAGGAGCGTCGGTACTACATGCGTGGTGAGATCATGAGCTTTGCACTTCTTTTTTGGGTTGGGCTAAAGACATATTTTTAAGAACGAAACTGCCCCTAAGTAATAAGTTTTACAATATTGCTTATCTTTTAATCTCAACCATTGATACACTTTAATATTTTCATGCAAGTTTTTACACGTGAAGCATGAAACCACATCCCAAGACATATATACACGCACCACTGTATATGAACAGTGCCATCACACCCACGAATACACCCATGGCTAATTAACACATGCCCAAAGAAATAGAGAATAGCGGCAACTCCCTATAGTTTCAATAAAAATCCtattgtaattaattaagcgcATCCACATATGCGTAATATATTGGTGCCACTATGTTTAAAATTATTGGGTGAATTCATGCtcaaacaacttcaccaccgTACCATTGTTAGCTTATAATTAATGCACGTGCCATGCTATgacaaatgaaaattaaactCTCAATGAATAACACTCTTCAAAATAGTGCATCTAATGGAACTATTCCGACATATTGACAAACGCAAGAGATCGACATCATTTGATCGCAAAAGAAGTCGACACACGTATGTGCATATCATGCATGCAAGGATTAGTGTTACAGTAGCAACGCATAAATTAGGCAAGAGACAACGTTCTAACAAGCTAACAACGTACAGGTTAGGGCAGTGATCGATCCTGTGCGTGCATAGATCGATGCATCATGCTTGTACGGACTCATGTATCATATATAAGTGGGGAGAGAGAAGCTAGTGAAGCCCGTGACTTCCCAGCTAATCATAGAAATCAACAAACGCATGAGCATGGTACAATATTTCTTTGTATAAATAACGTATCATTGTACCGACTTACTATCAGAATTGATAATTTATGATTATGTCATATATCGTCTCATTTTCTTCCATGGAGAAAAATAACCTTTTGACTCAGGCCAACGGCAGAACAGAATCTCGTTCAAACGGGATAAATTATGACCTCCTAATCGGATGGTATCAACCGGTATCATCGGCGTCACGTGGCGAGATAGCATGGAGGGTGTGGTGGAGTGCGGGCGAAGATGGTGGAGGGAAGAGGGCTGACGGAGATCGGCGCAGCGGCGTGAAGCCCACTCTAGCACGGGTGGAGATTGGATCCGGCTCCTCTGtctcaaaaataaaaggatttCTAACATTTTGCATGGATCAAAAATGAAGGAAATAATGGTTATGATAATTGTTATGATAATTGTTAAATGAGGTTGGTTGAGGAATGAAATGGTGCGATAAAGCAAGTACTATGAGTCTCTTAATAAATACAACCAAGATGTCTTATAGAATTAGATGGTAATGGATCTCTTAGCTAATACCCCAAGATGTCTTATAGAATTATTAGATGTTAAggtgaagaagagaagagaggagctACCTCTACACAAGCtctaagagaaaaaaagagaactgGTCGACTGAGCAACCAATGATTGGAGTTAGTATATCAGAACTAGTGTAAAGGTGGTGTGTATATGTGTCGTATTTTCTCTCCTACTTTAAACTATAGTTGTTCGTTCTCCTTCTCATCTCATATCATACAAAAACGTTGTTTTTAGAAAACCCAGAAAAAATCAAGTTACTTCTGTAATTAggaaatcatttgttttctctaTGAACATGTgcattatattattagttatttttattgttttgtacCGTCCATCATCAGTTGTATGGACATGGTATAATGCACgaatatattattagtatattttatatgttccTTACGTGAATAAAATTAGAAGTACCATCTCTGTTATTAAAATTGTCCTCAGAAGTGATATtacgtaaaaaaataaatgagtgGTTGGTTGAGATGGTACTATAAAATCTCAAGAATATTCGCTCAATTAATTTATCACGCTGTGCCATATTGTATCTCTAAGGCACAACATCTCGAGGGATATATTCATTAAAACCAGTTTTCATGTTTCGGTAGGAAAAGTACTGTAGTACGTACGTCTCATATTTACTTTCCGGAGGATAAGTACAGAAATCAAAGTTTTTCACGAACCATGAGGATGTGTGAGAATAgacttttaattatttacttatgcttcaATTCTCTGACGGGTCAATGGACGATGCAACCACTTTCTCTGCTAGCACGTGTATATGTGTCCAGGGTTAtgagttactttaaaaattctaAGTTATTCAATAcgaattaaaattaaaatactatGGTGTGCACAACaacaaataagaaataaatggcGGTGGGAGGACACTGAGATTGAGATAAGGTGGGAAGagttttaactaaaaaataattgatgagaCATGTAGCAcagtaaattaaatatacaatgattaaaaatacttatattatgaaattatttcatattttggaACTAAGAGCATTTTCAAGAGAATGGCAATATTTTACTTACCAAAATTGTGTATTGggttcattaaaaaatattggacataaaaattatgcATTCATCCAACAAAAGACTTGAAActgaataacttgtattagatcatcatctccaaaagaatgctaatattttactttctaaaaacttatattgGGTTTGTTCAGAAAAATATtgggcataaaaattacacactccTCCAACAAAACTCTAAAACTGAATAAGTTATATTATGAACACATATTTGCCCCAAATTTAGGATACAGATTGTTAATTTTatgcatgtgtaaatattatgaatgtatttaataacatgttggagatatattttctaacccAATTCctaaaattcagttttagagataaattttagacatttcttggagatgctcttaggaaCTGGTATTTTTGCTTTAAATTTAGGATATAGAAAGCTAATTTTAGGTATGtgtaaatataagaaatgtaTTTAGTAACATGCTTTCTAGCACATTTCTAAAttcaattttagacatctatgGAAAATGATACATGGTACGACAGCGTGTGAGTGTGATCTtgagtgtgtgtatatatatattcacatgacatatatattcacatcacatatatattcacatgcatgctcgatcgatcgatcgatatgtCATGCGACTCTGTTTAGGTATAAGAGGAGATGCTAGCCAGCTGGCGATCCGTTTGACTTTTGTCCGGCTGTTTCTCTCTAGATCTCACTCAACCCCGTGATTTTCCATATATCATGGATATTCGCGAATACTTTCAAGCAGACAATAATCATTTCGGAAGTTACAGGCAGTACTATTGCATGGGTTTTATATGGCGTGTTGTTTTTAGTGCATTTTTATGAAATGCCtgaaataatatgtatatttcaGTAAAAAGATGCGTTAGAACGGTACGTTTGTATGTACTGAAACTAAGGGTCTGTTTGGAGAGCTTAATATTATCATAAGTAGCTAGTGAGAAGCCAAATTCTTAGAATCTAGAAAAGGTGGATTTCCTAATTTCTagcttctagtttattttttaattctataaCTCTAAATTATTAGAAACTGAGTATTGTTTAGAATAACTTCTGACTTCTAAAGATTTTGTGAGTAGATGTAACAGCTAGAAGATCTCCCAAATGGGCCATAAGTCTATACTTGATTTAGAGAgtgcttgtttgttttttatggaaaaagtcaaacaacatatttacaaacgaaagataatttatgaataaaaactttatatatgtaagttatataaaagaaaaactagaaataaactttgatggaaaaaacttaaaatcaactctaaatttaaggttaaaattttaaattttggcttataagtagaaGCAGAATCGAAAAGACGAGGGCGTTATATTATTAAGCAGGCTGTTTCGCATTGGTGACACTGCTGAAATAAAAATTGGTCATCAAATTATGTTTTGGGAAATGtttcaatatataattaaactatttaCCACCCAGCCTGCcatatatgaaaaaagttTACAAACAGGGGATATATATAACATGGGACAAATAATATgacatagatataaaaaaattaagtagaGTTGTCTTCATCTGTGTTTCTTTTACTACTTTggacattaaaattaaatggcgctataaatcaattatttcttaatatAATTACATCAGTTACACGTGCATATCTCATATAATTTCTACCATAAGGTGTATTTATTCCCTTCATGTctaatataaagaaaataacatgTTTCTACTTTTACCTAGCAAAAACACATGTGccgttaaattttatataaatgatgTAACTATGTATACAATATGCGTTTTTTACTTGATGAGAacgaaaacatatataaatatgtttttgcgCTTAGAtgtgaagagagagagagctagtACCTATACATCGCAATAGAATACATGCTTCATATACCTGTTCGGTCGCTGCATGACCGCGCGATAGTAATTGCTGTAGCTAgcaagctaattaagctagggCTCTCGTAATAGTAATGCTAATACAAACACTGGCATATGTCAGTGGACATGGATATAACCTTGTATTTACAAACTGTACCTCGTCCCATCAGTTAATTACTGGTGAAACTGGCGCTTACACCCTGTTGTTTCCCTAAgttatttaatactcctaattaacttatttaatactcttaattaacgttcaaacatCCAAGATaacaagagactaaaaaaattgggCCAATTCCCTATATGTCCCTGTAATTTCTCCCAATCCCTTCTATGCCCCTGAGATTTGCTTGATCTCTTATATACCTCTGAGTTATTATTTTGATCT
Encoded proteins:
- the LOC102720052 gene encoding NAC domain-containing protein 35-like, giving the protein MRGGEGEGAMSRDVAIDDGVGAGSVDVTSTAAGTSGPGEEAGGSASGTEEQAAGGGGDSHENDLVMPGFRFHPTEEELIEFYLRRKVEGRRFNIELITFLDLYRYDPWMLPAMATIGEKEWFFYVPRDRKYRNGDRPNRVTASGYWKATGADRMIRGENSRPIGLKKTLVFYSGKAPKGVRSSWIMNEYRLPPPAADADLFYKSEISLCRVYKRSGIDDGHGHHQRPSGNTAGLPARRHRSSPSTSSTPLSPTQQLPSFHQLLQGESSSSSLPASATCNASQLMPPPPPRPCAYTPAMGSMTAVAPAPTESAAVLASTYSLLNMAPHAAVAGSSSTSIDELSTLVGHHSHAAYGNHPDAGSHHFLPLPAPTSQLMPQLGTTLPTSPLPAVSDKLWDWNSVPDHTTDREYKYSSGLSDPK